Genomic window (Zingiber officinale cultivar Zhangliang chromosome 2B, Zo_v1.1, whole genome shotgun sequence):
CagcttttcttttcaaccctatggaaggggacttttaaaattgatattattaaattttttttatcagacccttgttagaatgtttggagtttatattagggggggATATAATCAAGCTTTATGAAATGAtacgataccaggcccacgttgggcctgatatacacTCATATCAGGCTTACGTTGcgcctgatattcaagcatatcaggcctaacggaggctgattatattttatttttttcctagcACCTATAaagctttaaataaggatttgctagcagatttggagtccttgcaactccagaataccactcgaactgaaatgggtcgaatcagaggtttgtaagtccatcagtggatttacctgaaatcacgttcgcTGTGAAGGTCTGATTgtggagaaggtatatctggtgtcaaaacatatttataccccatttctaagaaggtattgctccgtgctagttggcacgaaacagtggacatcttttcttttcaaccctatggaaggggacttataaaattgatattatttaatttttttgatcaggcccctgttagaatgtttggagtttatattagggggagatagaatcaagctttatgaaacgaaacaataccaggcccacgttaggcttgatatgcactcatatcaggcccacgttgggcctgatattcaagcatatcaggcccaacggaggcggattatattttattttttttccaacacCTATATAGATTTAAATAAGGATTTGCCagtagatttggagtccttgcaactccagaataccactggAACTTAAttgggtcgaatcagaggtgtctaggtccattagtgggttttgaccaaaatccactgatggccctctcctacttggatttacctaaaATCCCGTTCCTTGTGAAGGTCTGACCGGGGAgaaggtatatatggtgtcaaaaagtATTTATACCCCCTGTCTATGAAGGTATTGCCtcgtgccagttggcacagaacagtgcacaacttttcttttcaacccaATGGAAGGGTacttttaaaattgatattatttaatttttttgatcaggccccttttagaatgtttggagttgaTATTGGGGGGAGATATAATCAAGatttatgaaacgatacgataccaggcccatgttgggcctgatatgcactcatatcaggcccaacggcggctgattatattttatttttttcccagtacctatagagctttaaattaggatttgccagcagatttggagtccttgcaactccagaataccactcgaactgaaatgggtcgaatcaggggtgtctaggtccattagtgggttttgaccaaaacccactaatggcactctcctacttggatttacctgaaatcatgttccctgtgaaggtctgactggggagaaggtatatctggtgtcaaaacgtatgtataccccatttctaagaaggtattgctccgtgccagttggcacggaacagtgcacatcttttcttttcaaccctatggaaggggacttttaaaattgatattatttaattttttttatcaaacccctgttagaatgtttagagtttatattagggggagatagaattaagttttatgaaatgatacgataccatactcacgttgggcctgatatgcactcatatcaggcccatgttgggcttgatattcaagcatatcaggcccaacggaggttgattatattttatttttttccaacatctatagagctttaaataaggatttgccAGCAGATTTAGAGTCCTTctactccagaataccactagaacttaattgggtccaatcagaggtgtctaggtctatcagtaggttttgaccaaaacccactgatggtcctCCCTttcttggatttacctgaaatcatgttccctgtgaagttctgactggggagaaggtatatctggtgtcaaaaagtATTTATACCCCCTatctaagaaggtattgctccgtgccagttggcacggaacattgcacaacttttcttttcaaccctatggaaggggacttttaaaattgatcttaattaatttttttgattAGGCCCCTGTTAGAATATTTGGaatttatattagggggagatagtatCAAGCTTTATGAAACAATACGATTCCTGGCCCAAGTTGGGCCtaatattcaagcatatcaggtcTAACGGAggctaattatattttattttttttccctacacctatagagctttaaatatgGATTtcccagcagatttggagtccatGCAACTCTagaataccactcgaactgaaatggacCGAattagaggtgtctaggtccatcagtggattttgaccaaaatccactgatggccctcccctacttggatttacctgaaatcacgttccctgtgaaggtttgactggggagaaggtatatctggtgtaaaaacgtatttataccccatttctaagaaggtattgctccgtgccagttggcacggaacagtgcacatcttttcttttcaaccctatgtaaggggacttttaaaattgatattatttaattttttttatcagacccctgttagaatgtttagagtttatattagggggagatagaatctagatttatgaaatgatacgataccaggcccacgttgggcctgatatgcactcatatcagacccacgttgggcttgatattcaagcatatcatgcccaacgaaggctgattatattttattttttcccaacACCTTTAGAACTTTAAATAAGGATTTTCCAACTGATTTGGAGTGTTTACAACACCAtaataccactagaactgaaatgcGTCGAATCAGAGGTCTCTAGATCTATctgtgggttttgaccgaaacccactaatggccctcccctacttggatttacctgaaatcacgttccctgttaAGGCCCGACTGGGGAGAAgatatatctggtgtcaaaatgtatttataccccatttctaagaaggtattgctccatgccagttggcacggaacattgCACAtcttttcttttcaaccctatggaaggggacttataaaattgatattatttaattttttttatcagggccctgttagaatgtttggagtttatattagggggagatagaatcaagttttatgaaacgatacgataccaggcccacgttgggcatgatattcaagcatatcaggcaCAACGGAGGCgaattatattttacttttttCCCAACAcctaaatagttttaaataaGGATTTGCCAACAGATttagagtccttgcaactccagaataccactagaacttaattgggtcgaatcagaggtttctaggtccatcagtggattttgaccaaaacccactgatggccctcccctacttggatttacctgaaatcacgttccctgtgaaggtctgactggggagacggtatatctggtgtcaaaaagtATTTATACCCCTGTCTAAGAAGGTAtttctccgtgccagttggcacggaatagTGCATagcttttcttttcaaccctatggatggggacttttaaaattgatattatttaatttttttgatcatGCCCCtattagaatgtttggagtttatattagggggagatagaatcaagcttTATGAAATGATACGAGACcaggcccacgttaggcctgataggcactcatatcaggcccacgttgggcttgatattcaagcgtatcaggcccaacggaggctgattatattttattttttacccAACACCTATAGAGATTTAAATAAGAATTTGGCAGCTGATTTgaagtccttgcaactccagaataccactcgaactgaaatgggtcgaatcaaAGGTGTCTAGCtcaattagtgggttttgaccaaaacccactaatggacctccCCTagttggatttacctgaaatcacgttctcTGTGAAGGTCTGACTAGGGAGAAGGTATATccggtgtcaaaacgtatttataccccatttctaagaaggtattgctccgtgccagttggcacggaacagtgcacatattttcttttcaaccctatggaaggggacttttaaaattgatattatttaatttttttgatcagACCCCTGTTAGAatatttggagtttatattagggggagatagaatcaagttttatgaaacgatacgatgTCAGGGccatgttgggcttgatatgcacttgtatcaggcccacgttgggcctgatattcaagcatatcaggcccaacggatgctgattatatatttttttttccaacacctatagagctttaaataaggatttgccagcagatttggagtccttcaactccagaataccactagaacttAATTGTGTCCAATcaaaggtgtctaggtccatcagtgggttttgaccaaaacccactgatggcccttcCCTATTTGAAtctacctgaaatcacgttccctgtaaagttctgactggggagaaggtatatctggtgtcaaaaagtatttataccccctgtctaagaaggtattgctccgtgccaattggcacggaatagtgcacaacttttcttttcaaccctatggaaggggacttttaaaattgatcttaattaatttttttgattaggcccctgttagaatgtttggagtttatattaggaggagatagaatcaagctttatgaaacgatacgatatcaaacccacgttgggcctgatatacactcatatcaggcccacattgggtatgatattcaagcatattaggcccaacggaggctgattatattttattttttcccagcacctatagagctttaaatcaGGATTTGCCAGCTGATTTGGAGTctttgcaactccagaataccactctaactgaaatgggtcgaatcagaggtgtctaggtccattagtgggttttcaccaaaacccactgatgaccctcccctacttggatttacctgaaatcacattCCCTGTGAAGGTTtgactggggagaaggtatataTTGTGTCAAAATGTATTTATACCCTAtttctaagaaggtattgctccgtgccagttggcacggaatagTGCATAtcttttcttttcaaccctatggaaggggacttttaaaattgatattatttaatttttttgatcaggcccctgttagaatgtttggagtttatattagggggagatagaatcaagcttTATGAAATGATACGAGACcaggcccacgttaggcctgataggcactcatatcaggcccacgttgggcttgatattcaagcgtatcaggcccaacggaggctgattatattttattttttacccAACACCTATAGAGATTTAAATAAGAATTTGGCAGCTGATTTGGAGTCTTTACAACTCCAtaataccactagaactgaaatgggtcgaatcataggtgtctaggtccatctgtgggttttgaccgaaacccactgatggccctcccctacttggatttacctcaaATCACATTCACTGTGAAGGTCTGtctggggagaaggtatatctaGTGTCAAAAAGTATTTATACCCCCTgtctaagaaggtattgctccgtgccagttggcacggaacctagTGACCTTATGCTCTTGAAACTGACTGTTGAtccgagcctatttgattttttaaacaatcccaaccgttaccatgtttttagttttgagaagatagaaatggtgtgCAGTATAACTTATATACATTATGTCTCTTTCCACTGATAAGCACTAGCATCACATTTTGTATATTGTGACttatatttgactaatcactatgcaatattagtaatattccagtgacagtttataatcttctcatatactacataccactgtattatacaacaaagactacatacaaagatattaaaCTACCTACACTGTGTATTAAGTTCATTTACATTCTATACAAGTTTTTACCTTACAAGACTATGGATATTTATTCCAATGTTTTAAAatacttatccctcaaaattgatacaattacatcaattctaatctttttcctgtctccttgtttgaagtccatcttcatatcatataggagacatcgaatgtattgcatcacaaagaagtcACAATCAACACTGTAAATAACAACAACATTTTTatggtcaatatttttttatcaataatttatattcacactctgtgctcgatttaccttgcttgttgttgtggacattctattGTGCGAGAGACCCATTTATCGAACTAATAATGTctttccaagtttggatgaatagcagcaacatgctcatgactatataatttaaaatctgatacctaaagattgaagaggaaattttcattttccatcaactatcatttatattaaaatacaatcatacacattattattagatgctcactgctgcttcaaattcatatttgtatttacttccacttgctaAAGAATTGTACTGACTGAACATCATTGATTTGGTGCCCACCAGtagcaagtggaagtgtgcattatcactgcacaaaggtataaaaatataccttacctcttcatctcctctatctgtctttatcaggtgttggaaggcaaacttacttgacgatttcattaatgactacaaatatgcaaagtcatacatacataaccaaataataaaaagaattctaatttttactatactcaaatcaattccttactgtgaagaatgttgaacaatatattgacttgttgtatgtgGTTCAAGACGGGAATGCCtccctaaatagaattttacaatacgtgtcgattgcatcccctcttgtcaacatctctccattcacaccagataaaagggaatacaaatttaaacaaaagggtggttcctcccaaactatatcatttgtaaacctacaaagtaaaaaaatcaaagattatttttacaaatttaattttgataactTTAGCTCATCTATATAattagagaagcatataatagtcTTGACTAATCAACTATGtaatttacatactttatttcctccaaggcttttaacaagtacaccacctcttcgtcttgttttttttcttggaagccttaaattgcttcttcacatactatgccCACAAACCAaaaagcactacaacaaaaaccctcataaacatcggtggaacaacaataattttaagcaaaaactgatgtctttgagtattttacaccgggttttccaaaaaccggtgtctatgagtgcagattttcgctcatagacatcggttttttaggcgatgtctatgagtgccttttttttcgttaatagacaccgattttaacagtgaTTTTTAAAACccagtgttaatgaaccaaaataaaatattttaatattcccactagccaaaatttgcaacactatgaagttccctccaaacctaaacctatatcgtgccccttcctccgaccatctctctcagcataaacctaaacctaaacctccgaccatctctctcaacctcatctccctcttccccttcctagatcgatgccccttcctctcccgattaggatcaaCACACGACGTCTTTGCTTCCTCTCTCCGTCTCTGTGTCCGTCTCCGGTCGTCGGGCTACCCCTTCAATTTTGTCGTCTCCCCTCCAGATCCCCGTTAGCAGTGATCTAGTCTCGAGATCCAGTTCTTAAATTCTTGGTTAGCTTCTATAGATCCGGCTTCAAATTCGAGCCCTAGATCTGTTTTCCGGTGTGCACCCCCTCTTCCTCCATTTTGATTTGCGTTTGTCTGCTATGTTTTTGATCTGGCAGATATGCTGACCAAATTTGAGACGAAGAGCAACCGGGTGAAGAGTGTGAGCTTCCACAGAAAACGTCCCTGGGTCCTTGCCAGCCTTCACAGTGGCGGTGAGCTCAATCCCGAGGAAGAGGACTACTTCCAGGACAGCTTCGTCGAGCTCAACCCCAAGAAATCATGGGCCAAGAAGCTCAAGGAGGCCACTCTCAGCCTCAAAGTCAAAGCTTCCAGATCTTATTTCAAATCCCTGTTCCACAGATCTCGAACACAAATGACAAATTGGAAGGCCCAAAAACCTCGAGACGCCATCAAAATCCAAACATGGCGGAAGACGAGAGTTGGAGCAAGTCCTCCGCCGCTTCTTCCAAGTCGTCGTCCTTCTCCAGCGAGTTCAGCGGCGGTAAGTCCATGTTGAGGCGGAGCAGCAGTGCGAGCTATGATGCGGAGACCTCGATCCAAGGGGAAATCGCCTACTGCAAGAAGAGTAGTCAACGTGCGGTTGACTTCGGTCACTCCGCTGCCAGGAAGAGCGGAGTACTCACGGGATTCTACAATTTTTAGCTTCTTCTCGTCCTCCATCTTGTGCCTCCCTCGTGCCTCCCTCGACTCTCAAAGCACTCAATCCTCAGTTCCCCACGCAGCCACTCTTCTTCCACCTCTGTGCACATCTATGGAGGAAGGCAAAGACGTGGAGCACTCCAGAGCAACAACCAACTCTGTAATGCCATTACCTAAATCTCCATCCACACAGTATGAAGAGAATGGGAGAGAGGAGGAGGGCTTCTACAACACTTTGCTGGTCTTACAacatctctattttttttcctgCTAAATTAATTGTTTCTGCTACTAATTTCTCGTTGCAGGAGCTGAAAGACCTGCGGTCTCAGCTTCACCATGCGGTAAAACATTGTGAGCGTGCATTTTCCTCAGCCCAGCAAAAGAAGATGTGAGCtattaatttcttcttcctttcctttcttttcttttcttttcttttccctgCATCAACAAACAATTTTGGGAGGTTGATGTGCATTAGtgtaaaattaggattttggaggGGACAAAGAGCTACATATGTGAAGTAGTTGTGGCAATAGTTAACCATTTAGGAACTGTCTCATCCAAACTCGAGCAGAGTCTCCTTGCAAATGTTGTGGTTAAGCAGACTGAACAAAGAATTGGTTGCTTGAAGCAGGTGAAGAAGTTTCTTCAAAGGCAGACATTAATTTTAACACAATAAACAATGATGGTGCCTGCCATTAACGCAAATGATATAATATTCTCATAGCTTATTAAAAACTGGAATTTCAAACTTATACGCAGAGAATCCTTGCTTGCCAACAATATGCCATGTCTTGAGCTGTGTAACATGCAATTGGACATCAAATTCCCTCAACACCATCAGCATTTCTGTATTGACAGGGCACAACCACTATGTGATGTGTGCCTCATTTTATCCATCGTCACTACTAAagtccttcctcatcttcgacagtttcatcttcttgatctcttgattgcaagtattaattaattaatgcatgcaatgtgtttgatgaatttcctcaaacactattctgaattgattttatcatttttgtttgctagattgaggagttgttatttcctgttgctaagttggttttatgtattccttgaactatcaagtttcttttatgtctatgctaattcttttcactgatatgccatgttttctggtttataaatttacctctttttgttgttgttgtttctataggatttgtgtgttgggcttcttagacgtgctacatatacaacttaaaggctttgatcattaaatcaatattttcttttgaccttcttattaaatcgattcatgaccaagttaattatgattttgtgaaTTTCTAAATCCATCTAAATAATTCCTAATACGGTTAAGGGTTTAGGTgatgattcatgaatgactcatagtttatttattggtataatgatgaagtgcaaattttgtttgtcatactaagttaattgttgttgAAAGAGGAAAGTAGGAAACAACTCTCTGTCACACAGGGTTAAAATATCCCAGTTATGCTTAGGACTCTTGGTCAAATGGCTATTATTAATCCAATATTTACTCATGGTCAGCTACCTCCACGGGTAAGTCATTGAATatgttttactttttttttttttttgccttcctACTTCAAGATTGCTTAAATGTACTgtggaagtttttattttttattttcaaaatctattgattGAATTAATGATTTGGAGCTAGCCATTCAAATGGTTGAGCATCCAGGGAGGCAATATGCTGCCATTGATCCGAGCCTGGACCTCTGCAGCTTCTGCCTCCCCTCCTATAGTTGCCCTTCCTTGGTAGCACCTGCCTCATCAAACAAAATTATGAAAATGATCATGGTCCGACACAGTATATCTTCCTATTTTAATTCCATGAGTATTGTAAATAATAACAATGTAAAGTTCATATAGTTGAAGATGCATACCCAATATTCAAGGTATGGTCAGCATCAGCCAACAAAAAGGGTGGAGAGGAGGAACTTGTTTGGGCTTGTTCCCAGTGCGGCTGTTGGGTGAGAGCCTTGGCCTTCTGCTTCTCTAGGATCTTGTTTAAATTAAATAAGATTTAATCTCCATGGTGTTCATAATCTATTAATGTTGTTTACGGAGTAgatgaattgcattcacttggGCAAAAAGGGTCGCAAACTCACTTGCTTCTCCAAACTCTTATTTTGCTCCTGTAGTGCCTTTTCCTGTAAATAAAAAAGAGATGGTTATGCACATGCATGTAGTATTATTATTAAcctaaatttaaacattttaggcTTTGAAGGATCATGACAatcttctatatatatatgtgtaGTATTATTATTAAcctaaatttaaacattttaagcTCTTGAAGGATCATGACaatcttctatatatatatatatatatatatatatatatatatatatatatattaccttCCTCTGAAGCTCAGTGATAGAGTCAAACACCACTTGGTTCTGCACCATATAAAGAAAATCATGGTCGATACAACTTCAGAATGTCTTGCTTAACCAACCTTTGTTTTAGCATGAGAAAAGGTCGTGTGGTTAACCTTTCTTGACCGGATATGTTTCAAAGAATTGTCTAGCTGATTTTCTAGCTGTTGGAGTTCTTTGTGGCTCAAGGAATCGAGTTGCTCCCCCATTAGATGCCTGAAGCAATTATTGTAGCAGGGTATCACTAGGTATGCCAAATTATGGAAAAACCTTAGCTCTGATCATATGTTCTGATGAAAAATCTAGATGTAACTATAACGGATTTACCTTTGACTTTTACTTAAAACCTCAATCTTGGCCTTAAGTTTGCCGTATTCTTGATGCCAGTTTCCCTGTATGGTCCTCATGAGAACATTAGTATGAATGATTCAGACTTCAATGCTGAATATTTCACATAGAAGAACAAATATAGGAATTTCATGTaatctatataaataataaaaagtacatctttatgattgtttgttccaCTTTGTAATCTAGTAGCTTCCCTGCTGGCAAATATCTTATTGTCGGAGTTGTTGATGGAAGGAACATTCGGGCAAATGATTTTGCATCCTCTCTCAGCACACTTGTGAGTCTCGAGGCCATTGTTGGAAAAGGTCGTATATATTGGTGTaatgccttttctttctttctaatTCTTGTTTTTCTTCAAAATGCAGCTGATATTATTTAATGTTTGTATGTAGATGTCTCAACTTCGTGTACACGGCTGTCGACCTTGTCAACGTGACAAATTAAACTGGATACTGAGATCAAGGGCTTGCTTTTGTGTCTCCAAAAGTTGATGAAGTAAATGCATTGGCTAAAGTGCTGGCTGGTGAGAAGGATGAGGTAGTTCTCACTGCAAAAGTTATTCATGCTTCCAGGTTTCATAATGATAGCAAAAGCTTATGATATTTGGagtctattagcttttgatgttgtaaaaagaatatttgtgtattttatggatactgttgtaagaacaatatttatgtaatttgtgaatatttgtgtattttatggatactgttggaagaagaatatttgtgtaatttgtgaatatttgtgtattttcttggatattgtcgatttttcactgtttcggaaattgaatttatgtcgttaaacaatactgatattacatcgattttccaccgctgcaaaaccgatctcattaattaatattacatcgatcgtataccgctgccaaaactggtattattaacatataatattacatcggttttacacccgatgtcattaagtgatactacagcggttttaacccgatgtctaaaatgacagaccttttacatcgccttcatagacatcggtcgaaaatgtaatagacagcggtagaaaatcgatgtctatgagggtttttgttgtagtgaaggcAATTAgataatttattaaatctaacaaattacaatgaaatttgcagatatcgtcttacagcaatgcttgtttcctcattttgtcatatttggcaaACATATCTACATCCTTCTCTGCCTTTTCATCAGAATTATCTTCCATCaattgtacaatattaatttcttcttccatttcatccaaatcaatttttcctttccccttgcccatAACAACAGATTCTTTGATaactttttttccttctcctagaCTTGTAACTTTCTCCGCAGGTT
Coding sequences:
- the LOC122048370 gene encoding MADS-box transcription factor 14-like; this translates as MRTIQGNWHQEYGKLKAKIEVLSKSQRHLMGEQLDSLSHKELQQLENQLDNSLKHIRSRKNQVVFDSITELQRKEKALQEQNKSLEKQILEKQKAKALTQQPHWEQAQTSSSSPPFLLADADHTLNIGCYQGRATIGGEAEAAEVQARINGSILPPWMLNHLNG